The proteins below are encoded in one region of Silene latifolia isolate original U9 population chromosome 2, ASM4854445v1, whole genome shotgun sequence:
- the LOC141640910 gene encoding uncharacterized protein LOC141640910: MGDFDNNLLRQLRDLLRNVPEDGVCGPTRRPLVDEFKVTELPEFDGGTEPEDYLEWERNIERLFEFKDVSDEKRCKYAILKLVKNASLWFENFKANRARDGKEKLNSWEALKGKLRKRYVPSSYKIDLYRKVAELSQGSLSITNYIAKFERLALVSDLEELEEQKMARFFRGLNKNIANTVELQNYDSYDRGFGHFKSDYPNKRVVTLREAMDLRDELSYDLAVAEEGLFVLNEQEETENKELSYEVPMYDTFVLRRMLHSMVEPVVIEQRDQIFHTKCQVGDKWYSVIVDGGSCTNVAATELVEKLALETTPHPKPYTLHWLDDGSKVKVSKQARVNFTMGPYKDEVLCDVIPIDACHLLLGRPWQFDKDVTHHGRSNEYTLFSDGKKVTLKPMTLKAIRSMYSGRGKKPSLTMFANEREVEQVLDDGGCVYALIALNQPQPQVSEHDAINELLLEFADVFPDDLPSGLPPIRGIEHQIDFILGAPLPNKAVYRSNPEETKEMQRQIDELMERGYVRESLSPCAVLVFLVPKKDGSWRMCIDSWVVNNITIKYRFPIQILDDMLDELHGSAVFSKIDLRSGYHQIRMKEGDEWKTAFKTKHGLYEWLVMPFGLTNAPSTFMRLMNEVLKPFLGNFVVVYLDDILVYSRSIDEHR, encoded by the exons ATGGGTGATTTCGACAACAATTTACTTCGCCAATTGCGTGACTTGTTGAGGAATGTGCCAGAAGATGGTGTTTGTGGTCCTACAAGGCGGCCTCTTGTAGATGAGTTTAAGGTGACGGAGTTACCTGAGTTTGACGGAGGCACTGAACCCGAGGATTACCTTGAATGGGAACGAAATATAGAGCGATTGTTCGAGTTCAAGGATGTTTCTGATGAGAAGCGTTGCAAATATGCTATTCTGAAATTGGTGAAGAATGCATCCTTGTGGTTCGAAAATTTCAAAGCAAATCGAGCAAGGGATGGCAAGGAAAAGTTGAACTCGTGGGAAGCCTTAAAGGGAAAGCTCAGAAAGAGGTATGTTCCGAGCAGCTATAAGATTGATCTATATCGGAAAGTTGCTGAATTGAGTCAGGGTAGTTTGTCAATTACCAATTACATTGCTAAATTTGAAAGACTCGCTTTGGTGAGTGATTTGGAGGAACTAGAGGAACAAAAGATGGCGAGGTTTTTTAGGGGATTGAATAAAAACATTGCTAATACTGTTGAGTTGCAGAACTACGATTCCTATGATAGG GGGTTTGGTCACTTCAAAAGTGATTACCCTAACAAACGAGTTGTTACATTACGAGAGGCTATGGATTTGCGTGATGAGTTATCTTATGATTTAGCTGTTGCGGAAGAGGGACTGTTTGTGTTGAATGAACAAGAGGAGACCGAGAATAAGGAGTTGTCTTATGAAGTTCCTATGTATGATACTTTTGTCTTACGACGTATGTTGCACTCTATGGTTGAACCGGTGGTAATAGAACAGCGAGATCAGATTTTTCACACAAAATGTCAGGTTGGTGATAAGTGGTATAGCGTAATTGTCGATGGTGGGAGTTGCACCAATGTTGCAGCTACGGAGTTGGTTGAAAAGCTTGCTCTCGAGACTACACCGCATCCAAAGCCCTATACTTTGCATTGGCTTGATGACGGTAGTAAAGTGAAGGTTTCGAAACAGGCACGAGTGAATTTTACAATGGGTCCTTACAAGGATGAGGTTTTATGCGATGTTATACCTATCGATGCGTGCCATTTGCTTTTAGGACGTCCTTGGCAATTTGATAAGGATGTAACGCACCATGGGAGGAGCAACGAGTACACTTTGTTCTCTGATGGTAAGAAGGTAACATTGAAGCCTATGACCCTGAAGGCTATTCGTTCCATGTATTCGGGCAGAGGTAAGAAGCCAAGTTTAACCATGTTTGCGAATGAAAGAGAGGTGGAACAGGTGCTCGACGATGGTGGGTGTGTTTATGCGCTCATAGCCTTAAATCAGCCCCAACCACAAGTAAGTGAGCACGATGCTATCAACGAGTTGCTTCTTGAATTTGCAGACGTATTCCCGGATGATTTGCCTTCTGGTTTGCCGCCAATAAGAGGAATCGAGCATCAAATCGACTTTATTCTAGGAGCTCCATTACCTAATAAGGCTGTTTATCGAAGTAATCCCGAGGAAACTAAGGAGATGCAGCGCCAAATTGACGAATTGATGGAGCGTGGCTATGTGCGTGAGAGCTTAAGTCCGTGTGCTGTTCTGGTCTTTTTAGTCCCAAAGAAAGATGGCTCGTGGCGAATGTGCATCGATAGTTGGGTTGTCAATAACATAACTATCAAGTATCGATTTCCTATCCAGATACTTGATGATATGTTAGATGAGCTTCATGGTTCAGCGGTGTTCTCAAAGATCGATTTGCGAAGTGGATACCATCAGATTAGAATGAAAGAAGGAGATGAATGGAAAACCGCATTCAAGACCAAGCACGGCCTGTACGAATGGTTGGTTATGCCTTTCGGGCTCACGAATGCACCTAGCACCTTCATGAGACTAATGAACGAGGTACTCAAACCTTTTCTTGGAAACTTCGTTGTTGTTTATTTAGATGATATACTTGTGTACAGTAGAAGCATAGATGAGCATAGATGA